A portion of the Adhaeribacter radiodurans genome contains these proteins:
- a CDS encoding helix-turn-helix domain-containing protein — protein MFLPTNLKWLRRLKKRTQEDVAFALNIKRSTYSGYENGVGEPSLDKLVLLANYFKITLDGLVAQDLRLMAVSQIPRTDGSIDKSEWKTEVPQTIMRVVREE, from the coding sequence ATGTTTCTACCTACCAATTTGAAATGGCTAAGAAGGCTGAAAAAAAGGACTCAGGAAGATGTAGCATTTGCTTTAAACATTAAGCGATCTACCTACAGCGGTTACGAGAATGGCGTTGGCGAACCGAGTCTGGATAAGCTGGTATTACTAGCGAATTACTTTAAAATTACTCTGGATGGGTTAGTTGCTCAGGACTTAAGGCTAATGGCCGTTAGCCAAATTCCAAGAACAGATGGATCTATAGATAAATCAGAATGGAAAACCGAAGTACCGCAAACAATAATGCGCGTGGTCCGGGAAGAATAA
- a CDS encoding nuclease A inhibitor family protein: MAAPATLTTEEVLSQLQILTQGLYYQSEADYPLEVVSFDATITNELTQEEILTLTGKTPGEPVEVMETSTFFRHFNQVNSTTNQEVSSATNAQALQFFLEQNVQNMKVYRMGKRTISALLVGKTATGNWIGLQTTIIET, translated from the coding sequence ATGGCAGCTCCTGCAACTTTAACTACCGAAGAAGTACTTTCTCAACTTCAAATACTAACGCAAGGCTTATATTACCAGAGCGAAGCCGATTATCCTTTAGAAGTAGTTTCGTTTGATGCTACCATTACCAATGAATTAACGCAAGAAGAAATTCTAACCTTAACTGGTAAAACACCCGGGGAACCCGTTGAGGTTATGGAAACTAGTACTTTCTTTCGCCATTTTAACCAGGTAAATTCAACTACTAACCAAGAAGTTAGCTCGGCTACCAATGCTCAAGCCTTGCAGTTTTTCTTAGAACAGAATGTACAAAATATGAAAGTTTACCGGATGGGCAAAAGAACTATTTCGGCTTTACTAGTTGGGAAAACAGCTACCGGAAACTGGATAGGCTTGCAGACCACCATTATTGAAACGTAA
- a CDS encoding 2'-5' RNA ligase family protein: MAIYHLILLPSYPVENAVNYYKNWLARHIGPFTARYSVPHVSLAMFQMNFYKELSLLRTLESAAAEEGPFSLYTNGFGFFDSTRTVYIQVEEKEQFARLSDNLHEKSTIALLPNAYKSIVHVPHLTIGRNLAHKFEPACSLFQHSIVSQTFTASAVTLLKKNKQEKSEVLQVFPFLSRSSPQLTLF; this comes from the coding sequence ATGGCTATTTATCATTTAATTTTATTACCCTCGTACCCCGTAGAAAATGCCGTTAACTATTATAAAAATTGGTTAGCTCGGCATATTGGTCCCTTTACTGCCAGATATTCCGTCCCGCACGTATCGCTGGCTATGTTTCAAATGAATTTTTATAAAGAATTGAGTTTGCTGCGGACCCTGGAATCAGCCGCGGCGGAAGAAGGACCATTTAGCTTATATACTAACGGATTTGGCTTTTTTGATAGCACCCGTACGGTATACATTCAAGTAGAAGAAAAAGAACAATTTGCGCGTTTAAGCGATAATTTGCACGAGAAGTCAACTATTGCTCTTTTACCAAACGCTTATAAGTCTATCGTTCATGTGCCCCATCTAACCATTGGCAGGAACTTAGCTCATAAGTTTGAGCCGGCTTGTAGTTTATTTCAACATTCCATCGTATCTCAAACCTTCACGGCATCGGCGGTTACTCTATTAAAAAAGAATAAACAAGAAAAGTCTGAAGTGCTTCAAGTGTTTCCTTTTCTTTCCAGATCCTCACCGCAACTAACCTTATTTTGA
- a CDS encoding DNA/RNA non-specific endonuclease → MLLSTIMRYPSLFIFSFILLLAGCKQTEIVPNRNRSLISENEHLTLGNPSNATPDINNYKNYLVEKPQYVLSYSRDSSIPNWVSWHVSSDWLGSAPRQDDFKADESLPEDWYRVSPANYTNSGFDRGHNCPSADRTKSQKDNSATFLMTNMIPQAPDNNRETWANLEEYTRSLVDQGQEVYVIMGNYGSGGTGSNGFARTINGGKIRVPKQIWKVLVILPEGDDDLNRISVNTRVIAIDTPNSNGVNPDWSLYRTTVDAIEKATGYDLLSSLPEDIQQVLEATVDNGPTQ, encoded by the coding sequence TTGCTGCTTTCTACTATTATGCGTTACCCAAGTCTTTTTATTTTTTCCTTCATCTTACTGCTAGCTGGCTGTAAGCAAACCGAAATTGTACCGAATAGAAACAGAAGCTTAATTTCAGAAAATGAACACCTGACTTTAGGCAACCCCAGCAACGCTACACCGGACATTAATAATTATAAGAACTACCTCGTTGAAAAACCGCAGTACGTGTTATCCTACAGCCGGGATAGCAGCATACCCAATTGGGTGAGCTGGCACGTAAGTTCCGACTGGTTGGGTTCTGCTCCCCGGCAAGATGACTTTAAAGCAGATGAAAGTTTACCGGAGGATTGGTACCGGGTAAGTCCGGCGAATTATACCAACAGCGGTTTTGATCGGGGTCATAACTGTCCCTCCGCGGATAGAACCAAAAGTCAGAAAGATAACTCAGCCACTTTCCTGATGACCAACATGATTCCGCAGGCTCCGGATAATAACCGCGAAACCTGGGCCAACCTGGAAGAATATACCCGCAGTTTAGTAGATCAAGGGCAGGAAGTTTACGTGATTATGGGAAATTACGGTTCGGGAGGTACGGGTTCTAATGGTTTCGCTCGGACTATTAATGGAGGAAAAATCAGGGTTCCGAAACAAATCTGGAAAGTACTGGTGATTTTACCCGAAGGAGACGATGATCTTAACCGTATATCTGTTAACACGCGCGTTATTGCGATAGATACTCCCAATAGCAATGGGGTAAATCCTGACTGGAGTTTGTATAGAACTACCGTAGATGCTATTGAAAAAGCAACCGGATACGACTTACTCTCCTCCCTGCCCGAAGACATCCAACAAGTACTGGAAGCAACTGTAGATAATGGACCTACCCAGTAA
- a CDS encoding tetratricopeptide repeat protein produces the protein MANAQFTGWLIRLGSSRLSRIGLVVMLIFNLAYNSSAQTLLPKSSYKYKVMRQVFDRLTYAFANGRPQPGLEVIAQNRNKQAIIAMYRPGNQPVIQFDEEVYDLCVKLQKDSLNAIAVLLSHELAHHYEKHDWYFTFGISQPNTDTSKESIKQFESAADFYGCFYGELSGYATGRVFPQVLDMLYKQFDLSENLNGYPTKEERKAIYAEKQKEAIQMVAVFKAGFFLYLVQEFESSAQCFNYLVNKFPSREIYNNLAAAKLQQALVLSTGRDILKFAYPVELDAQSRLVTRNRAVALPFNEQQYLQLLADARKYSEQAREVDPKYVPAYINLACIYSLQGNQPAAVGIINELSPELITGDAHTVRAIAYFKDNQFSKSQKDFELAQQKGAHMAQYNLELANKMNESLTGSMASWIMSWFDELNKEESSDNPVPVFQEQIGGKKSNVALPTSAPQIKISRNPNLSVQWNELNDHWQLGIQNSTRNYLVRLTHENYLQPSAGKVKRGMHYTTLAKNYGKPSYTFSGASGKYWVYTNNKIAFNMDKNGRVNSWFIYSRTL, from the coding sequence ATGGCAAATGCGCAGTTTACCGGATGGCTGATAAGACTTGGCTCATCAAGGCTCAGTCGTATTGGATTGGTGGTTATGCTTATTTTTAACTTAGCTTATAACAGCAGTGCCCAGACATTGTTGCCAAAATCTTCCTATAAATACAAGGTAATGCGTCAAGTATTCGACCGTTTAACTTATGCCTTTGCCAACGGCCGCCCTCAGCCCGGGTTAGAAGTTATTGCCCAGAACCGGAATAAACAAGCTATTATTGCCATGTACCGTCCTGGTAATCAGCCGGTAATCCAGTTCGATGAAGAGGTGTACGATTTGTGCGTTAAACTGCAAAAAGATTCTTTAAACGCAATAGCAGTTTTATTAAGTCATGAGTTAGCCCACCATTACGAAAAACATGACTGGTACTTTACTTTTGGTATAAGTCAGCCTAATACTGATACTTCTAAGGAAAGTATAAAGCAATTTGAATCGGCCGCCGACTTTTATGGGTGCTTTTACGGAGAACTTTCCGGTTATGCTACGGGGCGCGTTTTTCCGCAGGTTTTAGATATGCTTTATAAGCAATTTGATCTTTCCGAAAACTTAAATGGTTATCCAACTAAAGAAGAACGAAAAGCTATTTACGCCGAAAAGCAAAAAGAAGCAATTCAAATGGTAGCCGTTTTTAAAGCCGGATTTTTTCTTTACTTAGTGCAGGAGTTTGAATCATCGGCGCAATGCTTTAATTATTTAGTAAATAAATTTCCGAGCCGGGAAATTTATAACAACTTAGCGGCGGCTAAACTGCAACAGGCCTTGGTGCTGTCTACCGGTCGGGATATTTTAAAATTTGCTTATCCCGTAGAACTGGATGCGCAAAGCCGCTTAGTTACCCGGAACCGGGCCGTAGCTCTCCCGTTTAATGAGCAGCAATATCTTCAGTTATTAGCAGACGCCCGCAAATACTCGGAACAGGCGCGGGAAGTTGATCCCAAATATGTACCCGCTTACATAAACCTGGCCTGTATTTACTCCCTGCAAGGAAACCAACCAGCTGCCGTAGGTATTATAAATGAATTAAGTCCGGAGTTAATTACCGGCGATGCCCATACTGTAAGAGCAATAGCGTATTTTAAAGATAATCAATTTAGTAAATCTCAAAAAGATTTTGAACTAGCCCAGCAGAAAGGAGCCCATATGGCCCAGTATAATCTGGAGTTGGCTAATAAAATGAATGAATCTTTAACCGGAAGCATGGCTTCGTGGATAATGAGTTGGTTTGATGAGTTAAACAAAGAAGAATCTTCGGATAATCCGGTTCCCGTTTTTCAAGAACAAATTGGCGGAAAAAAAAGCAATGTTGCCTTACCAACTTCCGCTCCTCAAATAAAGATTAGTAGAAACCCTAATTTATCTGTTCAATGGAATGAATTGAACGACCATTGGCAACTAGGCATTCAGAATAGTACCCGAAATTACCTGGTTCGTTTAACGCACGAAAATTATCTGCAGCCAAGCGCCGGAAAAGTAAAGCGAGGCATGCACTACACTACTTTAGCCAAAAACTATGGGAAACCTTCTTATACTTTTTCAGGTGCTTCGGGTAAATACTGGGTGTATACGAATAATAAAATTGCGTTTAATATGGATAAAAATGGGCGGGTAAATAGCTGGTTTATTTATTCGCGTACTTTATAA
- a CDS encoding DNA polymerase III subunit alpha, which produces MLAFVHSYYSLRYGTLSVEELAAEAQAQGYKALALTDINNTSGVFPFIKACLAHNIQPLVGIEFRRDNQLLYTGLALNQSGFQELNSFLSHYLLRHQPLPDVPPTFTQAIIIYPFASGNTQKLREHEFIGVSPQDLNKLVFSDLRQQGAKLLMQPLFTCKSEEGYQLHRHLRAVDNNILLSQLAPEHGVAQDACFYSCAKLLAQYQRFPELIRITEKLITKAAFTFDFESRKNKRHFTKTAYDDKLLLEKLAKNGLERRYGLANKVARQRVEHELAIIDKLDFAAYFLITEDVITYARKRNFYHIGRGSGANSVVAYCLGLTDVDPIELDLYFERFLNPKRTSPPDFDIDFSWNERDEVLDYIFKRYGREYTALLGAMSTFQQNSILRELGKVYGLPKTELDALVENPHTAANTDHITKKILQYGRLLAGFPNLRSIHAGGVLISEVPITNYTALDLPPKNFSTSQWDMYTAESIGFEKLDILSQRGIGHIKECVHLVQQNQKITVDAHDIKRFKEDEKVRQQLKSGDTIGCFYIESPAMRGLLKKLHCDNYLSLVAASSIIRPGVAQSGMMRAYIQRFHEPDKIQYLHPVMEEQLKETYGVMVYQEDVIKVCHHFAGLDLSDADVLRRGMSGKFRSKKEFEKLVNKFHDSCRAKGHPEALIKEVWRQVESFAGYSFSKAHSASFAVESYQSLFLKTYYPLEFMVAVINNFGGFYKTWVYVQQAQKAGAAMHLPCCNRSYLTTTIYGNDIYLGFIHIQNLEQKVAHTIVAEREQNGPYTNLEDFVTRTQITLEQLLILIRVQALRSINQDKKALLWEAHLVLGHKVSNHHSEVLFREPARQFTLPALCHTLLEDAYDEMELLSFPVTCSYFDLLQTTNRGDVKTIYMMAHVNQKVRMMGVLVTTKYVRTIKGEVMQFGTFLDVEGNFFDTTHFPQSLKHWPFKGNGVYLLYGKIVEEFGFPSMEVDKMAKLPFQKDPRYG; this is translated from the coding sequence ATGCTGGCATTTGTCCATTCGTATTATAGTTTACGCTACGGCACCCTGTCGGTAGAAGAGTTAGCCGCCGAAGCCCAGGCCCAAGGATATAAAGCCCTAGCCTTAACCGATATTAATAATACTTCGGGCGTATTTCCTTTTATCAAAGCTTGTTTGGCGCACAACATTCAACCATTGGTGGGCATAGAGTTTCGGCGCGATAACCAGCTGTTGTACACAGGTTTGGCTTTAAACCAAAGCGGTTTTCAGGAACTAAATAGTTTTCTAAGTCACTACTTGCTACGGCACCAACCTTTGCCCGATGTACCCCCAACTTTTACGCAGGCTATTATTATTTACCCGTTTGCTTCGGGCAATACTCAAAAGCTGCGCGAGCATGAATTTATCGGCGTAAGCCCCCAGGACTTAAATAAATTAGTTTTTTCGGATTTGCGGCAGCAAGGGGCAAAACTGCTTATGCAGCCGCTGTTTACCTGCAAAAGCGAGGAAGGTTACCAACTGCATCGGCATCTGCGGGCCGTGGATAATAATATTTTGTTGAGTCAATTAGCTCCCGAACATGGCGTAGCGCAGGATGCCTGTTTTTATTCTTGCGCCAAGTTACTAGCCCAGTACCAGCGCTTCCCAGAACTCATCCGCATTACTGAAAAATTAATTACTAAAGCGGCTTTTACCTTTGATTTTGAAAGTCGCAAAAACAAACGCCATTTCACCAAAACTGCTTACGACGATAAGTTACTACTAGAAAAGTTAGCAAAAAACGGATTAGAAAGACGGTATGGCTTAGCTAATAAAGTGGCCCGACAGCGAGTAGAACATGAACTAGCTATTATTGATAAACTGGATTTTGCGGCTTATTTTCTGATTACCGAAGATGTGATTACGTATGCCCGCAAGCGTAATTTCTACCACATTGGGCGGGGAAGTGGGGCTAACAGCGTAGTGGCTTATTGCTTGGGCTTAACTGATGTTGATCCCATTGAGCTGGACTTGTATTTCGAGCGTTTTTTAAATCCCAAACGCACGAGCCCGCCGGATTTTGATATTGATTTTAGCTGGAACGAACGCGACGAAGTACTCGATTATATTTTTAAACGCTACGGTCGGGAATACACTGCCTTGTTGGGAGCTATGAGTACTTTTCAGCAAAATTCTATCTTGCGCGAGTTGGGTAAAGTATACGGCTTGCCCAAAACCGAATTAGATGCCTTAGTAGAAAACCCGCATACGGCTGCCAATACTGATCATATTACTAAAAAAATCCTACAATACGGGCGCTTGCTGGCTGGTTTTCCGAATCTACGCTCCATTCATGCTGGGGGGGTACTTATTTCGGAAGTGCCTATTACTAACTACACCGCTCTAGACTTGCCACCCAAGAATTTCTCAACCAGCCAATGGGACATGTACACTGCCGAAAGCATTGGTTTTGAGAAGTTGGATATTTTGAGCCAGCGCGGCATTGGTCATATTAAAGAATGCGTGCATTTAGTGCAGCAAAATCAAAAAATTACAGTTGATGCCCACGACATCAAACGCTTTAAAGAAGACGAGAAAGTACGCCAGCAATTAAAATCCGGTGATACTATTGGTTGTTTTTACATCGAAAGTCCGGCCATGCGGGGTTTGCTCAAAAAATTACATTGCGATAATTACTTATCCTTGGTGGCTGCTAGCTCCATTATCCGGCCGGGTGTAGCGCAATCGGGCATGATGCGGGCTTACATCCAGCGGTTTCACGAGCCGGATAAAATCCAGTACCTGCACCCGGTTATGGAAGAGCAGCTGAAAGAAACCTACGGTGTAATGGTGTACCAGGAGGATGTTATTAAAGTATGCCACCATTTTGCGGGTCTGGACTTATCAGATGCCGATGTGTTGCGGCGGGGCATGAGCGGTAAATTTCGATCGAAGAAAGAATTTGAAAAATTAGTAAATAAATTCCACGATAGCTGCCGCGCTAAAGGCCACCCCGAGGCCTTAATAAAAGAAGTCTGGCGACAAGTAGAATCATTTGCCGGCTATTCGTTTTCTAAAGCGCATTCGGCCTCTTTCGCCGTAGAAAGTTACCAAAGCTTGTTCCTGAAAACGTACTACCCATTGGAGTTTATGGTGGCGGTAATCAATAACTTCGGTGGTTTTTATAAGACCTGGGTGTACGTGCAGCAAGCCCAGAAAGCCGGGGCAGCCATGCATTTACCCTGCTGCAACCGCAGTTATCTAACCACCACTATTTACGGTAATGATATTTATCTAGGCTTTATTCACATTCAGAACCTGGAGCAAAAAGTAGCGCATACTATTGTGGCAGAACGGGAACAGAATGGCCCTTACACTAATCTGGAGGATTTTGTTACCCGCACCCAGATAACTTTAGAGCAACTTTTAATCTTAATTCGGGTGCAGGCGCTTCGGTCTATCAATCAGGATAAAAAAGCCCTGCTCTGGGAAGCACATTTAGTGTTGGGGCATAAAGTTTCGAATCATCATTCTGAGGTATTATTCCGGGAACCCGCCCGGCAATTTACGCTGCCCGCCCTGTGCCATACACTTTTGGAAGATGCTTACGATGAAATGGAGCTATTGAGCTTCCCGGTTACCTGCTCTTATTTTGATTTGCTGCAAACTACTAACCGTGGCGATGTGAAAACCATTTACATGATGGCGCACGTGAATCAGAAAGTGCGCATGATGGGCGTGCTGGTAACTACTAAATACGTGCGCACCATCAAAGGCGAAGTCATGCAGTTTGGTACTTTCCTGGATGTGGAAGGTAACTTTTTCGATACCACCCACTTTCCTCAATCCTTAAAGCACTGGCCGTTTAAAGGCAACGGTGTCTATTTGCTGTACGGCAAAATTGTCGAAGAATTTGGCTTTCCGAGCATGGAAGTAGATAAAATGGCCAAACTCCCTTTCCAAAAAGATCCCCGGTACGGATGA
- a CDS encoding RNA polymerase sigma factor, translated as MRHSDQKYIEALVTNDRILLEEIYRKFAGKIKGMVLKNNGTETDAADIFQEALVSIYRKARDQNFELLCPFEAFLYLICKNLWLKELSKRKLLPVQFDEDGMDLGDDSVKLAEECMVQEQRMQLLHEKVAELGDSCQQLLRLSWEGKSMEEVAQILGMTYGYARKKKAGCMEKLITLVKQAPQFSFLKW; from the coding sequence ATGAGGCATTCAGACCAAAAATATATAGAGGCATTAGTAACTAATGACCGAATCTTGCTGGAAGAAATTTACCGAAAGTTCGCTGGTAAAATCAAAGGAATGGTTCTAAAAAATAATGGAACGGAAACCGATGCAGCAGATATTTTTCAGGAAGCTTTAGTATCTATTTACCGTAAAGCCCGAGATCAGAATTTTGAGCTGCTCTGTCCTTTTGAGGCTTTTTTATACCTGATTTGCAAAAATTTATGGTTGAAAGAACTAAGCAAAAGAAAATTGCTCCCGGTTCAATTTGATGAAGACGGAATGGATTTGGGCGATGATAGTGTAAAACTGGCAGAAGAATGTATGGTGCAGGAGCAACGAATGCAATTACTCCACGAAAAGGTAGCGGAATTGGGAGATAGTTGTCAGCAATTGCTGCGCTTAAGTTGGGAAGGCAAATCAATGGAGGAGGTAGCGCAAATTTTAGGAATGACTTATGGCTACGCCCGAAAAAAGAAGGCTGGTTGTATGGAAAAATTAATCACGTTAGTAAAACAAGCTCCTCAGTTTAGTTTTTTAAAATGGTAA
- the dinB gene encoding DNA polymerase IV, translated as MQLNDQRTIAHFDLDTFFVSVERLRNSQLVGKPVIVGGMSDRGVVASCSYETRYFGVHAGMPMKMARQLCQEAIVLRGDMEAYSDYSTKVTEVIAAKAPVYEKSSIDEHYLDVSGMDRFYGTWQWTNELRNLIIKETGLPISFGLSINKTVSKIATGQAKPNGKLQVRSAEVKPFLAPLSIKKIPGVGQKNYQLLRNMGIPTIEVLTMIPVEMMQKVLGKEGVNIWEKANGIDGAPVVPYSEQKSISTEQTFSTDTTDIGKLNNLLVSMTEGLAFELRKQGKLAGCITVKIRYANFDTHTQQLTIPYNAADHVLIRKAKELFQKLYNRRMLIRLLGVRLSNLVQGFQQIDLFEDTAEMANLYQAMDKIRVRYGESAVQRAVGLKSGLK; from the coding sequence ATGCAATTGAACGACCAACGGACTATTGCCCATTTTGATTTAGATACCTTCTTTGTTTCGGTAGAGCGGCTGCGCAACAGTCAGTTGGTGGGTAAACCTGTAATTGTGGGAGGAATGTCGGATCGAGGAGTGGTGGCCAGTTGCAGTTACGAAACGCGTTATTTTGGGGTACACGCCGGTATGCCCATGAAAATGGCCCGGCAGCTTTGCCAGGAAGCCATTGTGTTGCGCGGCGACATGGAAGCTTATAGCGATTATTCTACTAAGGTTACTGAGGTAATTGCGGCGAAGGCACCGGTATACGAAAAATCATCCATCGATGAACATTACTTGGACGTAAGCGGCATGGATCGTTTTTATGGTACCTGGCAATGGACGAACGAACTCCGAAATTTGATAATTAAGGAAACTGGTTTACCGATTTCTTTTGGTTTATCCATCAACAAAACAGTTTCTAAAATTGCTACAGGTCAGGCCAAACCCAACGGCAAACTCCAGGTGCGCTCCGCAGAAGTAAAGCCTTTCCTGGCACCGCTTTCCATTAAAAAGATACCGGGGGTTGGTCAAAAAAATTACCAGCTCCTGCGGAACATGGGCATCCCCACTATTGAGGTACTTACCATGATTCCGGTGGAGATGATGCAGAAAGTACTGGGCAAAGAAGGGGTGAACATCTGGGAAAAAGCCAACGGCATCGACGGCGCACCCGTTGTCCCTTACTCCGAGCAAAAATCCATCAGCACGGAGCAAACTTTTAGCACCGATACCACTGATATTGGCAAATTAAACAATCTGCTGGTTTCCATGACCGAAGGCCTGGCTTTTGAATTACGCAAACAAGGCAAGCTGGCGGGGTGCATTACGGTGAAAATCCGGTACGCGAACTTCGATACGCACACCCAGCAACTCACCATTCCATACAATGCCGCCGATCATGTTTTAATCCGCAAAGCCAAAGAACTTTTTCAAAAATTATATAACCGTCGCATGCTCATCCGGTTGCTGGGGGTGCGCTTAAGCAATTTAGTGCAGGGTTTTCAGCAGATTGATTTATTTGAAGATACCGCCGAGATGGCAAACCTCTACCAGGCCATGGATAAAATCCGGGTTCGTTATGGCGAATCAGCGGTGCAGCGGGCAGTAGGTTTAAAATCGGGTTTAAAATAA
- a CDS encoding tetratricopeptide repeat protein: protein MNKNDYEKVEEYLNGEMSHQEKLLFEAELSSNEELLSAFKVYQTIETKMRTAEKYRVQENDLKDTLHFLNKEYFTPALQQEAKVVPLYSNTFFKVVTGIAASISIILVAYFSLLQSEENIQLLADSYFKENLQQIEQTVSDPDDTLQFGVAGNTRGKNTTQDSLLEGISAYNNQQYSKALLYFQGIYKNHPDNSEAKKNMGLAYLSIKEYEKALQQFDELANKKELENNPGLFLQAVTLMRRNQPGDKKEAKQLLQQIVETNAEGSTEAAQWLQKF, encoded by the coding sequence ATGAACAAGAATGACTACGAGAAAGTAGAGGAGTACTTAAACGGAGAAATGAGCCACCAGGAAAAGCTGCTTTTTGAGGCAGAACTATCTTCGAATGAAGAACTTTTAAGTGCATTTAAGGTGTATCAAACCATCGAAACAAAAATGCGGACAGCAGAAAAATACCGCGTTCAGGAAAACGACTTAAAGGATACCTTGCATTTTCTTAACAAGGAGTACTTTACCCCTGCATTGCAGCAGGAAGCAAAAGTAGTTCCGCTTTATTCTAATACATTCTTTAAGGTAGTAACTGGTATAGCCGCCAGTATAAGTATTATTTTAGTAGCGTATTTTAGTTTACTGCAATCGGAAGAAAACATTCAACTACTGGCCGATTCGTATTTTAAAGAAAACCTGCAACAAATAGAACAGACCGTAAGCGATCCGGATGATACGTTGCAATTTGGGGTAGCGGGTAATACAAGGGGAAAAAATACTACGCAGGATAGTTTGTTAGAAGGTATTAGCGCTTACAACAACCAGCAATACAGTAAAGCTTTACTTTATTTTCAAGGTATTTATAAAAACCACCCGGATAATAGCGAAGCGAAGAAGAATATGGGCCTGGCTTATCTTAGTATAAAAGAGTATGAAAAAGCTTTGCAGCAATTTGATGAGTTGGCCAATAAGAAAGAATTAGAAAATAACCCTGGTCTTTTCTTACAAGCAGTTACCTTAATGCGTCGGAACCAACCTGGTGATAAAAAAGAAGCTAAGCAGTTATTACAGCAAATTGTGGAAACAAATGCCGAAGGAAGCACGGAGGCAGCGCAATGGTTGCAAAAGTTTTAA